The following coding sequences lie in one Silvanigrella aquatica genomic window:
- a CDS encoding tRNA dihydrouridine synthase encodes MDSHSPFFPHSRLTPYGIDFPFLIAPMVGLSHVAFRELVRSYTPKNINALRYTEMLSTRKIPNEKLETTNELKTAQNESFFIPQLLGNEEKFIAPSIEKLMIKKPWGFDINMGCPVSHTLKHNWGVRLMGDKDYAASIVRMVKKHSPVPVSVKLRGGISEEENFNYLLDFVSSLQNAGADFLTIHARTRAQKHSGEANWKLVSQVRSELSIPVVANGDIQTAQDAVSLLNDFNVDGAMIARAATARPWILWQISELLGNSETPLGYEGLKAPQTSDEEGAEYARACLKLISILCDYFTEEEYILEKFRFFAATGARWFQFGHHFWRLTMRAKTVSELKETVYEFSQNCENPMTNRIKML; translated from the coding sequence ATGGACTCTCATTCGCCTTTTTTCCCTCATTCGCGTCTCACGCCTTATGGAATTGATTTTCCATTTTTAATTGCCCCTATGGTGGGTCTTTCGCATGTTGCTTTTAGGGAGTTAGTGCGGAGCTATACACCTAAAAATATAAATGCGTTACGTTATACCGAAATGCTTTCTACTCGTAAAATTCCTAATGAAAAACTTGAAACAACCAATGAATTAAAAACAGCGCAAAATGAAAGTTTTTTTATCCCACAATTATTAGGTAACGAAGAAAAGTTTATTGCACCTAGTATTGAAAAACTGATGATAAAAAAACCTTGGGGCTTTGACATTAATATGGGTTGTCCCGTTTCTCACACTCTCAAACACAATTGGGGGGTCAGGTTGATGGGCGACAAAGATTATGCGGCATCCATTGTTCGCATGGTAAAAAAACATTCTCCTGTTCCCGTCAGTGTTAAGTTAAGAGGAGGCATTTCTGAAGAAGAAAACTTTAATTATCTCCTCGATTTTGTGTCCTCTCTTCAAAATGCAGGTGCCGATTTTCTGACTATTCATGCGCGTACCAGAGCACAAAAACACAGTGGAGAAGCCAACTGGAAACTTGTTTCTCAGGTGAGGAGTGAGCTTTCTATTCCTGTTGTAGCGAATGGGGATATCCAAACGGCTCAGGATGCTGTGAGTTTGCTGAATGATTTTAATGTGGACGGAGCTATGATTGCTCGTGCTGCCACCGCGCGCCCTTGGATATTATGGCAAATATCGGAATTGCTTGGTAATTCAGAAACGCCTTTGGGATATGAAGGTCTGAAAGCGCCTCAAACTTCCGATGAAGAGGGAGCGGAATACGCGCGTGCATGCTTGAAACTGATTTCCATTTTGTGTGATTACTTCACAGAAGAAGAATATATATTAGAAAAATTTAGATTTTTTGCTGCAACAGGAGCCCGTTGGTTTCAATTTGGCCATCATTTTTGGCGATTGACAATGCGCGCAAAAACAGTGAGCGAACTCAAAGAAACTGTATATGAATTTTCGCAAAATTGTGAAAATCCAATGACAAATCGCATAAAAATGCTTTGA
- a CDS encoding outer membrane protein assembly factor, translated as MGNKIKKSILAFILLFFTFSIYSQTGKYKLLDPAMESNPIELHLIIDDVETPFYADMLKDLSTVPLDELDDAIITILIDTKLYQNVEVEKIITKNSESIFIAKAYTIKRIQDVVINGLSSSEKTEYLRLLSTQKGQPYNESTVKADAAKLQKNLIEHGYLNAKIDSITVNELSKEYIQLVFNVNKQNPCRVDQVLIKDSYSNILNFLTVPIETGSLCDMKVINEQLELIKENYLEQGFLEAKVIMKEISYSENKESAKIILQIDRGARTTFQIFDQDSGALNQEFLITKQGLTYSDIILMSDSDLIVILTNFYQKQGYAFANVLGPERIVDQNGNTTLKFLLKKGNYVRIGKISFIGVLPDTEENVIDKLRLNKGIFSSTIPFVQDNLLGYRDNLKSLYLDNGYIDAQISIPDFIPTKDNTEMNLIFRIERGTKYIINDIQKNGIPNNFQLDNKRLDNILTKGDSFSFQKLQNLIEEYRRQFLTQGYLYVQIQPNQSLVNDSSDLKKINLTVNFNPGTVVRIRKIYVDSDIIGKENAIIRASNLEEGDIFDQENFEQARLKLLRHDLFSSVSIDALDLNAIDRKDTRLDILIHARAKTGFSIGLSPGWSNFRGYVFGTDFSLNKLNDQGLKFFSNASVSQEKQQQSFASNQTTQILGRQINLGLSESLFKVGPVVTPLDMSSILGYQVAAESLTNREYLTLQLIADWKPTFFGLNWNLRETFIYENSKSTSAESAVVQALDSPSIVIRELLSSISLDTRNNPAWPTSGSFYNAQFGMARFGFGSDVQFNRYNISVDTFFPIYKKLSGAISIGGKFITNTENKDGSTVTPPASRRSTLTDAALVRGFPETYGSTAPGPLLWIHYANNGVLNCNAQLASLGATNLMYLKSEARYRFSEIFGMVGFVDSAANYFTQREVNQINAQIASQVSGAQSSTTQCVPDNASLVAPHTINLQGVNMLEQYWQQAYVSAGIGMRLILGNYATLSLDYGYPLKDPDAHCESPSDALNGSSAPTCISRIQESSYLWGNVNFKGALHLRIGAQF; from the coding sequence GTGGGCAATAAAATAAAAAAATCTATTCTTGCGTTTATTCTGCTTTTTTTTACTTTTTCAATTTATTCTCAAACAGGAAAATATAAGCTCTTAGATCCCGCTATGGAATCTAATCCTATTGAACTCCATTTGATAATAGATGATGTTGAAACACCTTTTTATGCAGATATGTTAAAGGATCTTTCTACTGTTCCTTTGGATGAGCTTGATGATGCTATTATTACAATTTTAATTGATACAAAGTTATATCAAAATGTTGAAGTTGAAAAAATTATTACTAAAAATAGTGAAAGTATTTTCATCGCAAAAGCGTATACTATAAAGAGAATTCAAGATGTTGTTATAAATGGTTTATCATCTTCTGAAAAAACAGAGTATTTAAGATTATTATCAACTCAAAAGGGACAGCCTTATAACGAATCAACAGTTAAAGCAGATGCGGCCAAATTACAAAAAAATCTTATTGAGCACGGTTATTTAAATGCAAAAATAGATTCTATTACAGTAAATGAGTTATCTAAAGAATATATTCAACTAGTTTTTAATGTAAATAAACAAAATCCTTGCCGGGTTGATCAGGTCTTAATTAAAGATTCCTATTCAAATATTTTAAATTTTTTAACTGTACCTATTGAAACGGGTTCTCTATGTGACATGAAAGTGATCAATGAGCAACTTGAACTTATTAAAGAAAATTATTTGGAACAAGGATTTCTTGAAGCAAAAGTAATTATGAAGGAAATTTCTTATTCTGAAAATAAAGAAAGTGCAAAAATTATTCTTCAGATTGACAGGGGTGCTCGCACTACTTTTCAAATTTTTGATCAAGATAGCGGCGCTTTAAATCAAGAGTTTTTAATTACAAAACAAGGTTTAACATATTCAGACATTATTCTTATGTCTGATAGTGACCTTATTGTTATATTAACAAATTTTTATCAAAAGCAAGGTTATGCCTTTGCAAATGTTTTAGGACCTGAGAGGATTGTCGATCAAAATGGAAATACAACTTTAAAATTTTTATTGAAAAAAGGGAATTATGTAAGAATTGGTAAAATAAGTTTTATCGGTGTATTACCAGATACAGAAGAAAATGTTATAGATAAATTGAGATTAAATAAAGGTATTTTTTCATCCACAATTCCTTTTGTTCAAGATAATCTTTTAGGTTACAGAGATAATCTAAAAAGTTTATATTTGGATAATGGATATATAGATGCCCAAATTTCTATTCCCGATTTTATTCCTACAAAAGATAATACGGAAATGAACTTGATTTTTAGAATAGAAAGAGGAACTAAATATATCATTAATGATATTCAAAAAAATGGAATTCCAAATAATTTTCAATTAGATAATAAAAGATTAGATAATATTTTAACAAAAGGTGATTCCTTTAGTTTTCAAAAACTACAAAATTTAATTGAGGAATACCGAAGACAATTTTTAACTCAAGGTTATTTATATGTTCAAATTCAACCAAATCAATCTTTAGTAAATGATTCTTCAGATTTGAAAAAAATAAATTTGACTGTCAATTTCAATCCTGGAACTGTTGTAAGAATTCGTAAAATATATGTAGATTCCGATATCATCGGAAAAGAAAATGCCATCATACGGGCATCTAACTTAGAAGAAGGTGACATATTTGATCAAGAAAATTTTGAACAAGCACGCTTAAAATTATTAAGACATGATTTATTTTCATCGGTATCGATTGATGCCTTAGATTTGAATGCCATTGATAGAAAAGACACTCGTCTTGATATTTTGATACATGCTCGTGCTAAAACAGGTTTTTCAATTGGCTTATCTCCGGGATGGTCTAACTTTCGCGGCTATGTTTTTGGCACCGATTTTTCATTAAATAAATTAAATGACCAAGGGTTAAAATTCTTTTCTAATGCTTCTGTATCACAGGAAAAGCAACAGCAATCCTTTGCCTCAAATCAAACAACACAAATTTTAGGACGTCAGATCAATTTAGGTTTATCGGAATCTCTTTTTAAAGTAGGTCCCGTGGTAACACCTCTCGATATGAGTTCTATTTTAGGTTATCAAGTTGCAGCAGAATCTTTAACAAATAGGGAATATTTAACGTTACAATTGATTGCAGATTGGAAGCCCACATTTTTTGGATTAAACTGGAATTTAAGAGAAACATTCATTTATGAAAATTCAAAATCGACTAGTGCCGAAAGCGCCGTCGTTCAAGCTTTAGATAGTCCTTCGATTGTGATTCGTGAGTTGTTATCAAGTATTTCATTAGATACGAGAAATAACCCCGCATGGCCGACTTCGGGTTCCTTTTATAATGCTCAGTTTGGCATGGCGCGATTTGGTTTTGGATCGGATGTGCAATTCAATCGTTATAATATATCAGTAGATACCTTTTTCCCAATTTATAAAAAGTTAAGTGGTGCTATCTCTATTGGTGGTAAATTCATCACAAATACAGAAAACAAAGATGGAAGCACGGTGACACCACCTGCATCGAGGCGTTCTACGCTCACCGATGCTGCTTTAGTTCGTGGATTCCCTGAAACATATGGGAGTACCGCTCCGGGACCTCTGCTATGGATTCACTATGCTAACAATGGGGTATTAAACTGTAATGCGCAGTTGGCATCTCTGGGGGCAACAAACTTGATGTATTTAAAATCGGAAGCGCGTTATCGTTTTAGTGAAATCTTTGGAATGGTTGGCTTTGTTGACTCTGCCGCAAATTATTTTACCCAAAGAGAAGTCAATCAAATCAATGCGCAAATCGCTTCACAAGTGTCTGGAGCGCAGTCTTCCACAACCCAATGTGTTCCCGATAATGCCTCACTTGTGGCACCTCATACAATCAATTTGCAAGGCGTCAATATGCTGGAGCAATATTGGCAACAAGCCTATGTTTCAGCGGGAATTGGAATGCGTCTTATTTTAGGAAATTATGCGACTTTAAGTTTAGATTATGGTTACCCTTTAAAAGATCCCGATGCTCACTGTGAAAGTCCTTCCGATGCGCTAAATGGAAGTAGCGCTCCTACTTGCATTTCTCGTATTCAGGAATCCTCATATTTGTGGGGTAATGTAAATTTTAAAGGAGCTCTTCATTTGCGCATTGGAGCTCAGTTTTAA
- a CDS encoding tetratricopeptide repeat protein, whose protein sequence is MKLCYFPIIILLLVIINSCVSHEEIDPYAIEVDSQLLSLPYDETFFYYPKTTIRYQRKAMNDKYIPLDVVNYLYPMPEMDKLLNEKVKESKILQTIPNELDVVADSIHDLQRGDTQKSIEKNKNILKYFEKTRSRTLNEDFSISPFREASLALSLAYLQEGDDKEALPILEKLVLYSNKWSPIYIVLSDYYFYKKAYSLSLDVAERGIDLSSENSSYLYVLKAKAYRALGNKLLAKQTLVRAHELFPNNSDINLWTGILKFDENNIFEACKFFNTAYDIDKKNPYAAHNYSYCLMQQKKYEQASQILSVALSNYPSHAHLYYLIGVLENLRNNYYAAQKSWQTYLSLVDESDPNYKKVLFKISQMDSQERALPDEQNLPYPQLPN, encoded by the coding sequence ATGAAACTTTGTTATTTTCCCATTATTATTCTTTTATTGGTAATTATAAATTCATGCGTTTCTCATGAAGAAATTGACCCTTACGCGATAGAAGTGGATTCACAATTGCTGAGTCTTCCCTATGATGAAACGTTTTTTTACTATCCTAAAACAACAATCCGATATCAGCGAAAAGCAATGAATGATAAATATATTCCACTAGATGTAGTCAATTATTTATATCCTATGCCAGAAATGGATAAACTCTTAAATGAAAAAGTGAAGGAATCAAAAATTTTACAAACCATTCCCAATGAATTAGATGTTGTTGCAGATAGTATTCATGATTTACAAAGAGGAGATACCCAAAAATCAATAGAAAAAAATAAAAATATATTAAAATATTTTGAAAAGACGAGATCGCGTACATTAAATGAAGATTTTAGCATAAGCCCTTTTCGTGAAGCTTCTTTAGCATTATCTTTGGCTTATTTGCAAGAAGGTGACGATAAAGAAGCCTTACCTATTCTGGAAAAACTCGTGCTTTATTCAAATAAATGGTCTCCTATTTATATTGTATTAAGTGATTATTACTTCTATAAAAAGGCTTACTCTCTTTCTTTAGATGTTGCCGAACGTGGAATCGATTTGAGTAGTGAAAATTCATCTTATTTGTATGTTCTCAAAGCAAAGGCCTATCGTGCTTTAGGCAATAAATTATTGGCAAAACAAACCTTAGTGAGAGCTCATGAATTATTTCCAAATAACAGCGATATTAATTTGTGGACTGGGATTTTAAAATTTGATGAAAATAATATTTTCGAAGCATGTAAATTTTTTAATACTGCTTATGATATTGATAAAAAAAATCCCTATGCTGCTCATAACTACTCTTATTGTCTTATGCAACAAAAAAAATATGAACAAGCAAGTCAAATTTTAAGTGTTGCTCTCTCAAATTATCCTTCTCATGCTCATCTTTATTATTTAATTGGAGTGCTTGAAAATTTGCGAAATAACTATTATGCCGCTCAGAAATCATGGCAAACTTATTTAAGCCTGGTAGACGAAAGTGATCCGAATTATAAAAAAGTGTTATTTAAAATTTCACAAATGGACTCACAAGAAAGAGCTCTTCCCGATGAGCAAAATCTTCCTTATCCACAGCTGCCTAATTAA
- a CDS encoding translocation/assembly module TamB domain-containing protein has translation MSLNLLNGSLNLNEVSIKEKEVKSDKGQLFLLSLNQLTVSFDVLSSYIKRAPVVKKVILRGGHLSIPYDDSGNFILPEFLNSEKAEKSSEPLNIPKLLKENIGKIPFEIEGINLAVQLGVDSQPNYQKISFSHLEIRKEKDAKNIPSVKLNLAITDTSLRFPWLLKRISISLLNIDFVVNANGGYFFHNIELKSNLANLSTDAKGLIAADLMRSNYSANVKYLDINAKEVFELLEMEAQGRAVLTGVVVSGKTLKDDPLFNGKAKWHDFKLKHFEIYSGQAEVSFKDRTIHYDKAEVRTPQKGVVRAEGKYQLFDKFYFENTAYIENFSFAELLIGLGVPFSPMDFRINSQDMHVSGYIMSPNEDKGFEIFAKGNGKANNMIVTSFTDQSAREPIPKMDFNLNLSSSLLGIHLDNTKILATKNNSGDWGSVIIKKGFIDFIPEEGIGVHTKLDGENINLSSLAYFLKFPSKGIGNFSGEVNVKPGSTDVVFTANAAAKNAELFGIKFSEFEGKIGLNSANAWANDSLFVLSNMDKSKFSKIHVSDLQVAYSDLKSKIKAYANNVEMEVFSYSVAYWLKPQFSNATGLVKKISTEMEGLLLHPSTWDLSLNTNIHNLKIVNGHIKESNILLKCKEGVCSNSLLSFTDIKSNNENSNQNNGTSFAIFELSNFSFDNSSFRAKISKFPLSFFSSTNLKQNLDGYLNSNIQLNGKWKNLEGFIDIHGDNVIYNDLNIGDFSLTGNPTNQKQMKFNLKSFSNQLSATYITPQTFEGSSTLEIDFLNFDMTSILSDDIRSRNNLFSQLSGKFKLTGQSPFSPQIQSDWYRLWSGTGSIESGILQFGRMIFDVSNNNQMSFDGNEFKMSPLSLSGQLGKVEFGQSLINFKHKSLSSSVSFDLNLNKIEQVNDFFGPSEGSVLGKFILEGGFKEPKFSGSLNIDANTLSLRNYQPAFTNLTGHFVFNGNKLELQGFDAEKGGGTVTGAGSIDFSNIFKENSEPPELSFRFSARRADLRVPVPIFQIADTNFDADLSLTGAGKPYFINGDVNFKKLKLFKDIPCNEIANQFIAQSNLNNQQSSEIKPFANLNVNFQAINTFSIQSQCIRGKFSTAPNLMVTGDTNNPILVGTISTDSANLFLLRSRFEIKKADFTFVELQKYDPNVDIQMESRISTFTIFANMNGKFSRARLDLSIQPLNLPNGDRLTQADIISIISTGQIPTQSSSANLLSASTGVFSFFGGGSVADLGFLNNTLSTVTGGLVDNVSIIPTTQNGQLSWRATVSRSLSERLNLGVSYQGAGGDVGASQSAYATFLLNDTISLFSSFSSSTPSASQIQTTNEFTGGLRFRFGGQ, from the coding sequence TTGAGTTTAAATTTATTGAATGGATCTTTAAATTTAAATGAGGTTTCTATTAAAGAAAAAGAAGTTAAAAGTGATAAGGGTCAATTGTTTTTATTAAGTCTGAATCAACTTACTGTTTCTTTTGATGTTCTATCTTCATATATAAAAAGAGCACCTGTCGTTAAAAAAGTGATTTTACGTGGTGGTCATTTAAGTATTCCTTATGATGACTCGGGAAATTTTATATTGCCTGAATTTTTAAATTCTGAAAAAGCTGAAAAAAGCTCGGAGCCGTTAAATATACCAAAGCTCTTAAAAGAAAACATCGGTAAAATTCCTTTTGAAATTGAAGGTATTAATTTAGCGGTTCAATTAGGAGTAGATAGTCAACCAAATTATCAAAAAATATCATTTTCACATTTAGAAATTAGAAAAGAAAAAGATGCTAAAAATATACCTTCAGTCAAATTAAATTTAGCTATAACCGATACCTCATTGCGTTTTCCCTGGCTTTTAAAAAGAATTTCCATTTCTTTACTCAATATTGACTTTGTCGTGAATGCTAATGGCGGCTATTTTTTTCATAATATTGAGCTAAAAAGCAATCTTGCAAATCTTTCAACAGATGCGAAGGGATTGATAGCAGCCGATCTTATGCGTTCAAATTATTCTGCAAATGTTAAATACCTAGATATTAATGCAAAAGAAGTTTTTGAGCTTCTTGAAATGGAGGCTCAGGGTCGCGCCGTTCTGACAGGAGTTGTGGTTTCAGGAAAAACACTTAAAGATGATCCCTTGTTCAATGGAAAAGCAAAATGGCATGATTTTAAGTTAAAACATTTTGAAATTTACTCCGGTCAAGCAGAAGTCTCTTTTAAAGATAGAACCATTCATTATGATAAAGCCGAAGTTCGGACGCCGCAAAAGGGAGTTGTTCGTGCAGAAGGAAAATATCAACTATTTGATAAATTCTATTTTGAAAATACAGCATATATTGAAAATTTTTCTTTTGCTGAACTTCTAATCGGGTTGGGAGTTCCTTTTTCCCCTATGGACTTTAGAATAAATTCTCAAGATATGCATGTTTCTGGTTATATTATGAGTCCTAATGAAGATAAAGGATTTGAAATTTTTGCCAAAGGAAATGGTAAAGCAAATAATATGATTGTGACTTCTTTTACTGATCAATCAGCAAGAGAGCCTATTCCAAAAATGGATTTTAATTTAAATTTATCGTCAAGTCTTTTAGGAATTCACCTTGATAACACTAAAATATTAGCTACAAAAAATAATTCGGGTGATTGGGGATCTGTCATCATAAAAAAAGGATTTATTGATTTTATCCCTGAAGAAGGAATTGGTGTACATACTAAACTTGATGGTGAAAATATAAATTTATCTTCCTTAGCCTATTTTCTTAAATTTCCTTCAAAAGGCATTGGCAATTTTAGTGGAGAGGTAAATGTTAAACCAGGCTCTACAGATGTTGTGTTTACTGCAAATGCAGCGGCAAAAAATGCAGAATTATTTGGAATTAAATTTTCCGAATTTGAAGGTAAAATAGGATTGAATTCAGCAAATGCTTGGGCAAACGATTCTCTATTTGTATTAAGCAATATGGACAAAAGTAAGTTTTCAAAAATTCATGTTTCAGACTTGCAGGTTGCTTATTCCGATTTAAAATCAAAAATTAAAGCTTATGCTAATAATGTAGAAATGGAAGTTTTTTCCTATTCGGTTGCTTACTGGTTAAAACCTCAATTTTCTAATGCAACAGGTTTGGTTAAAAAAATATCTACTGAAATGGAGGGATTGTTATTACACCCCTCTACTTGGGATCTTTCATTAAATACAAATATTCATAATTTAAAAATTGTAAATGGACATATTAAAGAGTCTAATATATTACTGAAATGCAAAGAAGGAGTTTGTTCAAATTCTTTGCTATCATTTACTGACATTAAAAGTAATAATGAAAATTCTAATCAAAACAATGGAACTTCATTTGCCATATTTGAGTTATCAAACTTTTCATTTGATAATTCTTCATTTAGAGCAAAAATAAGCAAGTTTCCATTAAGTTTTTTTTCTTCAACTAATTTAAAGCAAAATTTAGATGGTTACTTAAATTCTAATATTCAATTAAATGGGAAGTGGAAAAATTTAGAAGGATTTATTGATATTCATGGTGATAATGTCATATATAATGACTTAAATATTGGAGATTTTTCGTTAACAGGAAATCCCACAAATCAAAAGCAAATGAAATTTAATTTAAAATCATTTAGCAATCAATTGTCAGCTACATACATTACTCCACAGACATTTGAAGGCTCTTCTACTTTAGAAATTGATTTTTTAAATTTTGATATGACATCTATTTTAAGTGATGATATTAGGTCAAGAAACAATTTATTTTCTCAGTTATCTGGTAAATTTAAATTAACAGGACAATCTCCTTTTTCACCTCAAATTCAAAGTGATTGGTATCGTTTATGGAGTGGTACAGGTTCTATCGAGTCAGGAATTTTACAATTTGGAAGAATGATTTTTGATGTTTCTAATAATAATCAAATGTCATTTGATGGCAATGAATTTAAAATGTCGCCCTTATCTTTAAGTGGCCAACTTGGAAAAGTTGAATTTGGCCAAAGTCTTATTAATTTTAAACATAAGTCATTAAGTAGTAGTGTATCTTTTGATTTAAATTTAAATAAAATTGAGCAAGTTAATGATTTTTTTGGTCCATCGGAGGGCTCAGTTTTAGGGAAATTTATTTTAGAAGGTGGGTTTAAAGAACCTAAATTTTCGGGAAGTTTAAATATAGATGCAAATACGTTGTCATTAAGAAATTATCAGCCTGCTTTTACAAATTTAACAGGTCATTTTGTATTTAATGGAAATAAACTTGAGCTCCAAGGATTTGATGCTGAAAAAGGAGGAGGGACCGTAACAGGCGCGGGTAGCATTGATTTTTCAAATATTTTTAAAGAAAATTCGGAGCCTCCTGAACTCTCATTTCGTTTTTCAGCAAGAAGAGCTGATTTAAGAGTTCCTGTCCCCATTTTTCAGATTGCAGATACAAATTTTGATGCGGATCTTTCTTTAACAGGTGCTGGTAAGCCTTATTTTATCAATGGTGATGTCAACTTTAAAAAGTTAAAACTATTTAAAGATATTCCTTGTAATGAAATTGCAAATCAATTTATTGCGCAAAGTAATTTAAATAATCAACAGAGTTCAGAAATAAAACCTTTTGCAAATTTGAATGTTAATTTTCAAGCAATAAATACATTTTCAATACAGAGTCAGTGTATCAGGGGGAAATTTTCAACAGCACCTAATTTAATGGTAACAGGTGATACAAATAATCCTATTTTAGTTGGAACTATCTCAACTGATTCTGCAAATTTATTTTTATTGCGCAGTCGTTTTGAAATTAAAAAAGCGGATTTTACTTTTGTTGAACTTCAAAAATATGATCCCAATGTTGATATTCAAATGGAATCACGCATTTCAACATTTACTATTTTTGCTAATATGAATGGAAAATTCAGTAGAGCTCGTCTTGACTTAAGTATACAGCCTTTGAATTTACCGAATGGTGATCGTTTGACTCAGGCAGACATTATTTCAATTATATCTACGGGACAAATTCCTACGCAAAGTTCAAGTGCCAATTTGCTTTCTGCCTCTACAGGCGTATTTTCTTTTTTTGGAGGAGGAAGTGTTGCTGATCTGGGGTTTTTAAATAATACCCTAAGTACAGTGACGGGGGGATTGGTAGATAATGTGAGTATTATACCTACAACACAAAATGGGCAATTGAGTTGGAGAGCAACAGTGAGTCGTTCTCTTTCCGAAAGGTTGAATCTTGGTGTAAGTTATCAAGGTGCGGGAGGAGATGTGGGCGCATCACAATCAGCTTATGCAACATTTTTACTAAATGATACCATTAGTCTTTTTAGCTCATTTTCTTCAAGTACTCCTAGCGCTTCTCAGATACAGACAACAAATGAATTTACGGGCGGCTTGAGGTTTCGATTTGGTGGGCAATAA
- a CDS encoding RNA recognition motif domain-containing protein — protein sequence MAKKLYVGNLPFSCTDAELSQAFNQYGNVMSARVVTDRETGHSKGFGFVEMEQEPDALKAVENLNGKPFMGRPLTVNEARPREEGKREGGFNRRGYDART from the coding sequence ATGGCTAAGAAGTTATATGTAGGAAACCTTCCTTTTAGTTGCACTGATGCTGAGCTTTCCCAAGCTTTTAATCAGTATGGAAATGTAATGAGTGCTCGTGTAGTTACAGATCGTGAAACAGGACACAGTAAAGGATTTGGTTTCGTCGAAATGGAACAAGAACCAGATGCCCTCAAGGCTGTTGAAAATTTAAATGGAAAACCATTTATGGGTCGTCCCCTCACTGTAAATGAAGCGCGCCCTCGTGAAGAAGGAAAACGTGAAGGTGGTTTTAATCGTCGTGGTTATGACGCAAGAACTTAA
- a CDS encoding low molecular weight protein-tyrosine-phosphatase yields the protein MEKINSILVVCLGNICRSPYAEYKLKELLKNKNQQNINVSSAGIYAMVGEKAHELSIQVGQERGLNLNAHIARQLNNKLIFENDLILVMDTAQKNRIEENYAAAKGKVRCLGEFRNQSVQDPYGKPYSAYEEMAHLVDDCLNDWVNEILV from the coding sequence ATGGAAAAAATAAATTCAATTTTAGTAGTTTGCTTAGGTAACATATGCAGAAGTCCTTATGCAGAATATAAATTAAAGGAACTATTAAAAAATAAAAATCAACAAAATATAAATGTCTCTTCAGCGGGTATTTATGCCATGGTAGGTGAAAAGGCTCATGAATTATCTATCCAAGTAGGTCAAGAACGTGGTTTAAATTTGAATGCACATATTGCCAGACAACTTAATAATAAATTAATTTTTGAAAATGATCTTATTTTAGTTATGGATACAGCACAAAAAAATAGAATTGAAGAAAATTATGCAGCCGCAAAAGGTAAAGTAAGATGCCTCGGTGAATTTAGAAATCAATCTGTTCAAGATCCCTATGGAAAACCCTACTCCGCTTATGAGGAAATGGCTCATTTAGTTGATGATTGCTTAAATGATTGGGTAAATGAAATTCTAGTTTAG